The sequence TAGATGTATCGTATGATGCATTTAAGGTAACTTTTacctttttaataatttttgtttcagtcttatctatatatacataaattttcaatataataaCAATGAATTTTAAGACTTACACTGATAATTCTAGctaattattacaattagttaaaattaaatcacatgataaatacacataataaaattagagagCTTTTTATTTaggtttaatatatatactataaataataggagaggaatatatttatatgaattttttatattttggtattgaatgaatgttttatattagcataTAAATAAGGAGAATTGaccaaatttaaataagaattgttcataaaattaataataaacagATAAAacgtttaatttttttttaattcatttatatcCACGCAACAAGTTGTTTAGCGTTTGATTCTTCCCTgtttaatcattattattaaaaacttgattatgaaaaaatattatttctaagaTGCTAGATTTGAGatttacattttaattaaatttattaattcttttacttgtgtatttataatttttatttttgaattataaagAAAGGTAAAAAGATCCAAAAACATTATTCATATTAAGATACGCATGCAGGACGAGTTTGCGAgtaaatttttactttcaaattgggtaaaacataaataaacaactatttatttaacaatatCGTCTAACCATTTAAACTCAaacttataatattaaaattgcaattggaggattttatttatttatgtacttcatttcaaaatgatttttaaggaAACGGTAAGAATTTCAGAAGTCTAAAACTCAAATTTCTACACATAGCTACCGCATGCTGTATTCTAGAAAGAAAACGaaaaagaagatgagcaaattttgaaaataacaaaagacaaTCATTGCAGGCATAATAACACAagcatttatatatgtatatagagAAGATCAGTTACAAGAGAGAACTAGACACTGATCTAAACACTCTTTCTTTAAGCATTTGGTACTCAATTTTTATATCTCACACAGCACAGGACCTCCCCTAAATGATACCCTTTttgccatttttattttctgaaacAGCAACGCAAACATAAATACACATGCAAATTAAGAAGCCTACATATATTTCTGGCCTAAAATAGCTTAAAACTAGCAATTAGGGAGAGCAACACCACAACTATGAGCGACTTTTTTTGCACCAGGAGAAGAAATATAAGGCTTCAAGTTCGGGTTCTTTAGGTACCCACAAAGGCACGGCTTCTGTTCCTTCAACTTGCCGCAACAGGTCGGTGATGGCTGCGACGATGAGGTTATCGCCGGCAGGCATGAGCTCAACTCCAAGGGGCTGCATGTTGCTGCATTCGACACCTGTGCCGCCTCGGTTAATAAGAGAACCACCGCCACAACCACCACCGAGAGTGCTGAGCAAGAAAGTCTCTTCATCTTTTTTAGTATCAGGAATCAAGAACTTGAGTATATTCAAGAAATGGGTGCTCTGGACTGAGAAGCAATGGAGCAAATTTATAGAGGTGGAGGAGGAGGCAAGGAAAGGTGGTGTTAGTGGGATGGTGCGTCATGTGGGTAGTTCAAATAGGGTCCCACAAAATTTAAAGAAGTAGGTCCTACATTGTTAAATCAGGTTCATTTAATAGTGACAGGTGTCCGATTAGAAATTGATCAGTTACTAATTCGTTGATTGTTGAGTGGTGGCATGTGCATTAAAGTGCGCTCTGATTCTTATCCTGTAATAACTTTGTACTATTTACAGTATTTTGTGCGAAATAATTGTATaacttattatattaattaaccaataatttaataatactcttgaatatatatatataaatatcatatgtAACTTGCTTATTAAAGcacttttatcattttaccTATTAATATTTTGTGCTAAAAACAATTCTTATTATTTGTACTATTCTTTTccataatcaataaataagaGAACTTCCTTCTGAGATGCACATCAGTTTTGGGGACTCATTAAGAAGTGCAAATACAGCCAATCGGTCCAATTCAGTAGTTAACTACACAAGTTTCCcatttaaattacttttactttatAAGTTTACATCTGATGTATGTGTTTATGGCTGCAAATACTTTCATAAATagagttttatttatataaaaagttcTATCCATAGAAATAACAATACATattcaatattatttaagtatttcaataatatgagaatatctgtctatttttgttaaatattttcatttataacaaaaattgACTGATACATATACTcgataataaaatcttttgagaaaaagaaaaaaataataattagtcaTTTATATTTCTGGATTATAAGCTTGCTACATTTAACAACTTGAACAGTATAATTCAACTTATTCATTTCTCTCttcttgaaaaaagaaatgaaagaaaaaacccCACAAACATAAAAtctcataattaaaatttcagaTCTTAAACGTCCAATAATAAACTATGAAATACTAAATCTTCTGTGGTATAATAGATCATCATCTTGAGCAGTTTAGGCAACCATAATACTAAGCTAGATGCGAAATGTAGAATTAGTTTTTCAGTATAgaataaaagtttaataatCAGTGGCCACACCAAGACATtccataaattaaaaaaatcaaattttctatCAAGTGTAAATTATATTGAGTTTCGATTAATTTATGGTagatttttgtttgatttatttttagtttatgtttagtttttatttgatttatattagtttatgTTTAGTTTCAGttaatttctatttgtttTGTGTTTAGTTTTTCTTAGGTTTTAGTCTAAAAGAatacaatttcaaaaacatcaaaaataaaatctaaacaGAAAATTAGTTACTTAAACAAGTCATACAATAAACAatattacaataatataattctttattcttttcattattttcgactcaaattcaaattttttattaattttatatgattttctGTCAacttatatttgatttatgtctcaaaaaaaaatcatgggaaagtatatttttaaaaagaaaaatataagaatatgaatataaaaatagtgttaaaataaaaaaaataaaaaaatatgagataaaaattaaaaattaaaaaacaatgtagatttaaataaaataaaaagttgctaatatattgttttataaaattttcaaaagaaaaatctggAACGTAATTTCGTTCAGCTAAATagactaaaataaattacattgattaaaaattgtaactatatatatatatatatagatttttttgataaataaaataagatatatatatatatatatatatgtataaattatatatatttattacatataaatattatatatattattattatattattatatttatattttaatacatatataaatttatatatataaatatataaatataaatatatttatattgaaatgAATTTTAACGGAAGAAAAACGATccattaataaatgaattatatatatatatatatatatatatatattaataaataaaataagatatatatatatataatattattatatataaatattacgtaattattattattatatatatatttatacatttatattttaataaatataaatatatttatattgaaaagAATTCGAACGGGAGAAAAATAATCTGTTTACACATGaattccatatatatatacgatTTCATTGGTAATGTATATGGTGTATTATAGAGAGGGACAGTGTGGTCCCAATATTTATATGACAGTAgcaaaactaatttattaagtttgcAGGATTTGGCGGTTTCAAGTCGTAATctaaatcttaataatttaattaggtTTTGGCCTGACCTActctctctatttcttttttttgtttataatccATATTTAAGGTTCTCTTTTTGGGTTCAGTCTTAAACGAAAACATTTATAATGAAACTCTGATTTCGCATCATGGGGGCAACTCAATTATGTATCTGTATGGTTTATAAAGGctcataataatttattatttcattacGATATAATTTCAACACCTCTAATCACCATTAACTATTCATCATTATCAAATTGGTAGCCGTTGATCGATGATCCGtgattgaattttaattattaaaaaatttaaaataaataaataaataatttattttttatattaattatataaatataataataataattaatttttgttatatttagttattagtAAAGAATATATGTAACatagtaattataatttttattgggCTCAGAAAAACTTACTCCCcacccaaattaattagttcaAGTTGAgatatatttctaaaactttGTGTGGTGGTTACGGTTGTTagagatataaaattattgttagAGCTTTAGTTAACagtttaaattcttaaatggaataatttttaatatagtatcAGAGCTTTAGCTCTAATCGAAAGGTCTAAAATTTGATCCTAAGCTACTCCAATATGCCTTAAGCTTTTAAATGGAATGGTTGTTTGATAatgataaagaagaagaaccaACAAAATATTTCCTCTAccttatcaacgttctaacaAACTTTGTTTTGCTAACAATCTTGCTTACATGCCTAACAAAATGGGCATACCATCTATGCTAGCTTGGTGGCTGCCTTATATCATGCACCTCGGACCACATTATAATATGGTCCGGTTAAATGTGACACGTGCATCAGAATTTTGATGTGTTGATgcgtatttttaaaaaaaatttatatttattaattcagtactaaatgtttattaacttatgttaattgtttaaatattgaatgttcattgtttattaattttattttattaaaaaaatatttataccacactataaatatttgttagataattttagtttgattttttttttatttactaactgTAAAGACAGTTTATATTATGCCTATGTTATATATGTCTGTTtcaataagttaataaatatgacattcattaataatgaatatttattaacaaactaatgaatattatgcctataaatgatgaaaacttatatcaattataaaaatatttcaatatgcatcacaaaaacaataaatctgactttcataaaaaattaatatcattttcatatgaaaataaatattttataaagatttgagaaatatttataaagttataaatGCTGAATTGACAAACAGATTAATAAACATGTATAtcataaatgataaatatttttcactaaaataatgAGCATTTAAAAATCGATGGAATATAAAATGAACAtcgatataataaataatgaatattatcttataaatgataaatattgatatccattataaaaatgtaatacTTTTGCTTATGGAATTATCAGTTATATAtggataaaaattttaaaattgtcaaatgtgtaaaagattaatttattcaccaataatataaaattttagtatatgaaGATTTTCtaaaaactatattatattagttttaataaataattcattttattatttattgaaagtatattgatttttaatttttcagagTATGgctatatgaaaaaataaaaaaaaaatgtgttactaattatattaacttttaaattttatttccctataatatatattatataattttgagatttaaattttttaatatatgttattatattttgatacgtatatttatttttaacacataaacattaaatttacgtataaataattaagaaaaatattaaaaatatttaatttattattatttataaaaataataaaattatttataaaatattaaaaattttattttaattttatctataaactcaatttatattattatttaaaattagaatactTATGATAATCATCCAatgcataaataaaaattaatttttataaaaataaaaatatttatttaatatatatatttaaatctatataatattaattttttagaattaattttattataaattcaaatataataaaataaacctCAAAAAATGTGACGTCAGTCCCACACGTATCCTGCCTTCGGCCAATAGTGCAAGGTGGATGGGGGTACTGGACATAATTTTCCAGCTTGGTGTGGGACAAgtatcttaaatttatttatttattttttgggtAAGAAAAGATTGAGAGCTATAAAACCTGAAAATCCTAGAGAGGAATTTTGGATGTCCTATTTCAAAGTTGGGTGAGCTAATGAAGTTATTTTCATTAGATGAATGGCCCCAAATTTGGACCGCCTTAACATAAAGTCAGATGCCTCCTGCCATCAAAATGGCTCCAAGGCAGGGATATGTAATAGTATAGGAATTAATTGTGAGAGTTTTGTTATTGAAGGAAGATTCTTTTCATTGCAACAAAAGGAGATGCTCTCGCCATTCTTTAAGCCTCAAAGACGGCTTCTGCTACAAATTAGCAGACCAATACTTTTGAATTAAATGCCAAAATTATGGcatctttaattaaaattatgtttaaaaaTCAACCGCTGATAGTTGATTTAATCCAGATTAGccattaattttatcaattctattttaaattttttttatgagttgatatttaatttaattttttaatttaattgaacaataatatttttattttaaattatctcatataattaattttttataattcatgattaataattattattttgaaattatgtaatattccgaatttttatatatttaataaatgagttattttctatacccaattagtttgaaattttaagaaattatttaagtaaattatttgagaaatgattatattttggttattcaaaatttttccaaatgtatatttatataagtaaaattatattttggaataaggattgaaagtataatgttatttttatggggttttaatggaaatttgtgagcttggtatttttgtaaataaatatgtcggtcacgggtatttttgtaattatgt comes from Ricinus communis isolate WT05 ecotype wild-type chromosome 5, ASM1957865v1, whole genome shotgun sequence and encodes:
- the LOC125370219 gene encoding non-specific lipid-transfer protein 2, yielding MKRLSCSALSVVVVAVVLLLTEAAQVSNAATCSPLELSSCLPAITSSSQPSPTCCGKLKEQKPCLCGYLKNPNLKPYISSPGAKKVAHSCGVALPNC